The following proteins are co-located in the Triticum aestivum cultivar Chinese Spring chromosome 1A, IWGSC CS RefSeq v2.1, whole genome shotgun sequence genome:
- the LOC123181217 gene encoding putative F-box protein At5g62660 — MPPGGGGGGGGGGEGEHGYEKPAEALPPGAGGGEHGHVYGEPAAAHGGQRRDEEDPSRSSPLPPPLLPGLPVVSVEYEEENKKKQKHEQAEVSIPEDILMEILSRVPYRSQCRFKCVSRPWLTLCSDRGARKRSPQTLSGFFYLNRGLRFHNLSGKGPPMVDPDLPFLRSTYECFYVEQCSTSLLLCKCLKSPQPMQHGWNSFPEGEPNQSFTRTEANGADYVVCNPATQEWTSLPPIKLGDLAHGHLYHFSRRKYFLGFDPAVPSRFVVFVSLIPKYVGLSMTMFCSSETGGWTAMQGQRHYLRTHRFGAFLNGTMHWYTRLSIVTVDMKGNACMEIKMPPAIMKNDSAVPFVGQSQGRLYASSIDNQDGCQLTVWILENYATGQWNLKCTVSCLELIGRDSLKEGECYRTFAIHPDCDLIFFTDGKEKALSYDMTNQEVHVVSSSGDFLGGLPYIPCFAEWKSDGY, encoded by the exons AtgccgccaggaggaggaggaggaggaggaggaggaggcgaaggcgaaCATGGGTACGAGAAGCCGGCGGAGGCATTGCCGCCAGGAGCAGGAGGAGGCGAGCACGGGCATGTGTACGGGGAACCGGCGGCCGCCCACGGAGGGCAACGCCGCGACGAGGAGGATCCATCCCGTTCTTCCCCGCTTCCGCCGCCATTGCTGCCCGGCCTCCCCGTCGTCTCCGTAGAGTATGAG GAGGAGAATAAGAAGAAGCAGAAGCACGAGCAGGCCGAGGTGAGCATCCCCGAGGACATCCTCATGGAGATCCTGTCGCGGGTGCCCTACAGGTCGCAATGCCGCTTCAAGTGCGTGTCCAGGCCATGGCTTACCCTCTGCTCCGACCGCGGCGCCCGCAAGAGGTCCCCGCAGACGCTCTCCGGATTCTTCTACTTGAATCGCGGTTTACGCTTCCACAATTTGTCGGGGAAAGGCCCTCCGATGGTCGACCCTGATCTCCCTTTCTTGCGCAGCACCTATGAATGCTTCTATGTCGAACAATGCAGCACCAGCCTTCTCCTCTGCAAATGCTTGAAATCGCCCCAGCCTATGCAACACGGTTGGAATTCATTTCCAGAAGGTGAGCCTAATCAAAGCTTCACAAGGACCGAGGCTAATGGCGCCGATTATGTTGTCTGCAACCCTGCTACCCAGGAGTGGACTTCGCTACCTCCTATAAAATTGGGCGACCTGGCACACGGACACCTGTACCATTTCTCCCGACGCAAATACTTTTTGGGTTTTGACCCAGCAGTTCCTTCCCGCTTTGTGGTATTTGTGTCCCTGATCCCAAAATATGTTGGCCTCTCCATGACAATGTTCTGCTCATCAGAAACTGGGGGATGGACTGCCATGCAGGGTCAGCGTCATTATCTCAGAACACATCGATTTGGTGCCTTCCTGAATGGCACTATGCACTGGTATACTCGTTTGTCAATAGTCACAGTGGACATGAAGGGGAATGCTTGCATGGAAATTAAAATGCCACCTGCCATTATGAAAAATGACAGTGCTGTTCCTTTTGTTGGGCAGTCGCAGGGACGCTTGTATGCCTCGAGTATAGACAACCAAGATGGTTGCCAACTCACTGTTTGGATTCTTGAGAATTATGCTACTGGACAGTGGAACCTAAAGTGTACTGTTAGCTGCTTGGAACTGATCGGACGAGATTCTCTCAAAGAAGGTGAGTGCTACCGGACGTTTGCAATTCATCCGGATTGTGATTTGATTTTCTTTACTGACGGTAAGGAGAAGGCATTGTCATATGATATGACTAACCAGGAAGTGCATGTTGTCTCTTCTTCTGGAGATTTCCTGGGAGGTCTTCCTTACATTCCCTGTTTTGCGGAGTGGAAATCAGACGGTTACTAG